The genomic interval ATTACCCAACATGGAACACGCCCCCTCTCATCATCCCCTACACCGAGGCACGCGCCTGGGCCGGGCACACGGCCACCGTCACCGGGACGCTGCGCTACGTCTTCAACAACGGCAAACAGGTCCTGCTGGGCTTCGCCCATCCCCACCAGGGCGCGTTCAAGGCCATTATCCGGCGAGCCGACTGGGGCCGTTTTGACGGCGCGCCGGAAAAGATGTATCATGTCGGCCAGCCGGTGGCGGTGACCGGCACCATTTCCTGGTATCAGGGCGACCCGGCCATCTACGTCACCACGCCGGAGCAGGTAGAACAACTGCTTTTGCAGTT from Anaerolineae bacterium carries:
- a CDS encoding pyrrolo-quinoline quinone, yielding PVYDQYWSEYAVWVVSNDNLYFRSCDGAIVALTSGNPQASSAAQRNTQYEARNTHYPTWNTPPLIIPYTEARAWAGHTATVTGTLRYVFNNGKQVLLGFAHPHQGAFKAIIRRADWGRFDGAPEKMYHVGQPVAVTGTISWYQGDPAIYVTTPEQVEQLLLQLSPAVERHVR